From Serratia fonticola:
CTGGCGCACGCCGCAGATGCCTTCACAGGCCCAGTCGGGCGCAGGTTCATCAAAGACAGCCAAGCGTTGGCGGATTTCTTTGCAGTCGAAGATGGCCTTTTCACCGTCGATAGCCGCCACGATATCCAGCACGGTGATCTGATCGGCCGGTTTGGCCAGCCGGAAGCCACCGCCCTTACCCTCGCTGCTTTCAACCAACTTAGCCTTGGAAAACTTGGTGAATATCTTGGCCAGGTAGTCATAAGGCACGCCCTGCAATTCGGCGATTTCACGCACGCTCATCTCACGCCCTTCGCCTTTGCTATCGACCATACACATCAGGCTATGGATGCCATACTCCACCCCGGAACTGTAGAACGCCATGTTATCTCCGCGCGATTAATTCTGAGTTAGATAGTAATTTCTTCCCTTCAGCGATGCAATGCCAGCATGCAGCCACACCATAAAAATTTAAAACACAATAAAATTCAAATAATTAAACAAACCACACCCACGATTACTG
This genomic window contains:
- a CDS encoding RrF2 family transcriptional regulator, translated to MAFYSSGVEYGIHSLMCMVDSKGEGREMSVREIAELQGVPYDYLAKIFTKFSKAKLVESSEGKGGGFRLAKPADQITVLDIVAAIDGEKAIFDCKEIRQRLAVFDEPAPDWACEGICGVRQVMNIAQQRMEEALSQHTVLDLVRRMLRKAPDVFPIQIEEWIDHRRND